The DNA sequence CGAGCCGGGCCTCGGGGCCGAAGACGCGACGCAGGGCGCCTTCCCGGGTCTCGTAGGTCTTGGCGACGGCGCCGCCGCCCAGCGTGAGCCAGGCGGCGAGGCCGAGCGCGGTTCGCAAGCATGGCTGCCCGATCCGTCGCCGGTGCAGTGCGCAACCCGGTGCCTTGGTGCCTTCCACCCAGGTGCGCGCTCCCCAGTCGCGGCTCAGAAGTGGAAGCCGAGCGCCAGATTCCATTGATCCACTCCGGTGTCCGCCGCATTGCTGCGCACCTCGTAGTCACCCTTGACGACGACCTGCGCGTGCGGGAAGAACGAAGCTCCGAGGGTCAGGATGGTCTCGTCGTTGGCCGGATCGGCGTTGTAGCCCGACGGCACTTCTCTCTGCGTGTCGAGCTCGGAGTAGCGCACGAAGGGCACGAGAGCGAAGCGCGAGCCGGGGGAGAGCACGGTGAGAACATCCCATCCCGCTTCGGCGTACCAGCCCAGGAGCTCGGAGCCCACCGAAGCATTGCCGACATAGCCGTTGGCGACATTGATCGCCGTGGCGTCGTCCACGCGAGCACCCGCCACGAGAGCGCGCAGCGTCGCACCGCGGCGGCGCACCTGCAGGTGTCCCTCGGCCAAGGTGGTGTAGGCGCCGAAGGGCTGACCGCTGCCATCCAAGGCTCCCTGCGAGGTGTTCCCGAAGAAAACCGAACCGCCGCCGCTGATTCCACTCCTCTCGTAGTCGAGGCGCACCACGCCGGCCAGATCCTCCGCCAGAGCCTCCGCCCCATTCTGCCGCCCGTCGCGCAAGCCGCTGGCGCTGAAAGCCTCCTCGCCCACGGAGGAGAGGCTCTCGATGAGGTAGGCGCGGTAGCTCAAGCCCGCCAGGCGCCCCGGCGCGGCGCCGAAAACGCCGACGCCATTGGCTCTCCAGGTGGTGGGCAGGAGGCGCAGCTCCACGTCGGGCCGATTCGCCCCGAAGAAGGTGGGCGGTTCGTGGATCTCGTTGATGATTCCCATGGGGACGAGAAGCATGCCGGCGCGGGCGTTGCATGCCGGGTCGAGGAGGAAATCGAGATGGGCGAATTCGACCGAGACGGAGCCGCCGTGTTCGGTGGACCCGTGCTCGAACTCGATCTCGGCGTTGAAGAGGACGTGATCATCGAACTTGTAGCCGGCATAGAGGACGAAACGGAGGAAATCGATTTCGGGCTGCAGATTCGTCGCTGCGCCGCTCTCGTTGTCGGAGGCGAAGTCCTGGTAGAGCATCTCGCCATAACCGCCGAAGGAGAGTCCGTGCGCGACGCCGTACACCTTCGAGGCAGCCGGGCCCAGACCCCAGTGTGACTCCAACTTCCCAGCCACTTCGCCGTGCTGTTGGTCCTCGAGCTCCTGCGCCAAGGCCTCGATGCGTCGGGCCAGTTCCTCGTTGCTCGGCGACGTTTGCGCCGGTGCTTCCTGGACCCAGACGGCGCCCGCGAGGGAAAAGGCTGCGAGAGTCGTGGCGACGCGTCCTCCCCAGGTTCGATGATATTGCGACTCAATCTCAATAAAACTCTGTACAGATCGCTGACACGCTTTCAAGGTCCTGTCTCCCCGGAGGATAAAGACTAGAAGAGACTGCGACTCAGTCTCAATAAGCTACCCGGAGGCTATGAGGACGGGGGTGCAGTGTCAAGGGGAGGCCCCTGCCGCAGAAAGCCACCTGGAAGACCTGCAGGGCAGAGAGAAGTGGCTCGCTGCTTCCGCTTGGGTTTCTCTGGCCCGTCGGCGGCTTCTTGCTCTAGCGTCGCGCCACCGCAGCATCGCCGGGCGCCGGCCCGGCGGGGGAACCGGGGGTCGCGATCCGGGTTGGAGGTAGCCATGGGGTGGCGGCGGTGGAGCGGCGTGGTGCTCGCATGCCTGGGGGTTTTCACCCTCTCCGGCTGCGGCAGCTTCACCCGCAAGATCGCCGTGGGCCAGATGGTCCCAATCCTGGAGAACGCCACCGAAGGAGCCCGCGAGAGGACGGATCTGCATCTCGTGTCGCAGGCCATCCCGGCGAATCTTCTCCTCGTGGATGGCCTCATTCGGACGGACCCGAAGAACAAGGACCTGCTGACCGTTTCCTCCTTCTTGCACTTTGGCTACGCCCTAGGGTTCGTCGAACCGGACAGCCTCGAGCTCGCGAGCCAGTATTACGCCACCGGGAGGGATCACGGCTTGCAGGCACTCGAACATCGCAAGCCCTTTGCGCGTAATCGCGACGGCACGCTGGAGGAGTTCGAGCGTGGCCTGGCCTCGGTGATGCGCACCGATGTGCCCGCACTCGCCTGGGCGACGGCCAACTGGGGCCGCTGGATCAGTCTGAACTTGGAGAGCCCGGCGGCGGTGGCGCAGCAGCCGCGACTCGAGGCGATGCTGAACCGGCTGCTGGTGTTGGATCCGGAGTTCGAGGCGGGACTGCCACACGTCTTGCGCGGCATGCTCGATTCGATGCGTCCGGAGATGCTCGGCGGCCGGCCCGACAGCGCCCAGGCGCACTTCCAGAAAGCCTTCGCTCTCGCCCCCGGAGCCAACATGCTCTATTACGTCTTCTACGCCGAGTACTATTGCCGCCAGGTTCTCGACGAAGCCTGCTTCGATACCACCCTCGACGAGGTGGAGAAATCGAGCGACACGGGGCCGCCGCAGTTCCGCCTGATGAACGAGATCGCCCGCCGGCGCGCCAAGGCGCTGCGGGCGCGCAAAGACGAGCTGTTCTGAGCCACGAACGACAAGGGAACGTCATGCGCAACACAGAGACAAAGCACGGCTCGGTCCGTGGCGCCGCCGCCCTGGCACTCGTTGCCGCAGTCGGCACGGCGCTCGCCATCACTACCCAAGCCGAGGCCGGCGCCAAAGCCGAGGTGGAGCTCAAGATCGCCACCGTCGCTCCCGAAGGTTCCTCCTGGATGAAGACGATGCGCGACATCGACGCCGAGGTACGCAAGGCCACCGGGGGCGCGGTGGGTTTCAAGGTCTACCCCGGTGGCGTCCAGGGCGACGAGATCGTGGTGCTGCGCAAGATCCGGAGTGGCCAGCTGCACGGCGGCGGTTTCACCGGTCTCGGTCTCGGCCAGATCGCCCCGGCCACCCGGGTCATGGAGGTGCCGTTCCTCTTCGACAACTACGCCCAAATCGACAAGGCCTACGAGTGCGTCGGCTCCTCGCTGGAGAAGCATCTCCAGGAGGGTGGGTTCACCCTCCTCGGCTGGGCCGAGGTCGGCTTCGTCTATCTGTTCAGCAAGGATCCCATCGCCACCCAGGCGGACCTGAAGAAGGCGAAGATGTGGCTGTGGGAAGGGGATCCCCTGGCCGAATCCTTCTACCGGCACATGGGCGTCGTTCCGGTGCCGCTCCCGGTCACCGACGTGATGACCTCGTTGCAGACACGCCTCATCGATGCCGTCTACGCCTCGCCCTACGCCTGCGTGGCGCTGCAGTGGTTCAC is a window from the Candidatus Krumholzibacteriia bacterium genome containing:
- a CDS encoding TRAP transporter TatT component family protein, coding for MGWRRWSGVVLACLGVFTLSGCGSFTRKIAVGQMVPILENATEGARERTDLHLVSQAIPANLLLVDGLIRTDPKNKDLLTVSSFLHFGYALGFVEPDSLELASQYYATGRDHGLQALEHRKPFARNRDGTLEEFERGLASVMRTDVPALAWATANWGRWISLNLESPAAVAQQPRLEAMLNRLLVLDPEFEAGLPHVLRGMLDSMRPEMLGGRPDSAQAHFQKAFALAPGANMLYYVFYAEYYCRQVLDEACFDTTLDEVEKSSDTGPPQFRLMNEIARRRAKALRARKDELF
- the dctP gene encoding TRAP transporter substrate-binding protein DctP, producing the protein MRNTETKHGSVRGAAALALVAAVGTALAITTQAEAGAKAEVELKIATVAPEGSSWMKTMRDIDAEVRKATGGAVGFKVYPGGVQGDEIVVLRKIRSGQLHGGGFTGLGLGQIAPATRVMEVPFLFDNYAQIDKAYECVGSSLEKHLQEGGFTLLGWAEVGFVYLFSKDPIATQADLKKAKMWLWEGDPLAESFYRHMGVVPVPLPVTDVMTSLQTRLIDAVYASPYACVALQWFTRVGSFTDVPITFASGAVVVSSEAFNRIPAAQREPVLRICRTRFRQLVEKSRTQNDEGLVEIEKSGVKRVAVTAAELQRFREVGKAVWEEQKGKLYPPALLDAVQRRDCAGSGSSSSR